The genomic region AAACCAAATActaattcataattttttttcttcaaatggGTTCGGTTTGGTCTGGTGCGGTCTTATTAGTGGAAGTTGTTTTTATATATGGGCTTCTTTAAATGGGCCACATACTCAGCCCATGCGATTTTAACGAACAAATGAAAATGAAATCACACGGGACGAACAGAAAACCCTAAGCGAAAAACCCCACTCACCGGCGAAGATGCGATCTCCGATCTCCGGTCTCTTCTCGAGATCCATCAGCTTCCTCCACCGCACCCCACCTCTAACCGCCGCCACTCGCCACCTATCCGCCGTCGCTTCCCCCGAAGCCAGAACGAAGAACCTCGAGCGGATCGCCGACGACTTGCTCAGCCTCAACAGGATCGAGCTCTACGATTACTCAATCCTCTTCAGCCACAAACTCGGCCTCAACCGCTACGGATCCGCCGTTTCCTCCCCCGCCGGAGATCTCCCCGGCGCGTCATCCGCCTCCGCCGAGACCAAAACCGCGGAGAAAACAGCTTTCGACGTGAAGCTGGAGAAGTTCGATGCGGCTTCGAAGATCAA from Raphanus sativus cultivar WK10039 unplaced genomic scaffold, ASM80110v3 Scaffold3485, whole genome shotgun sequence harbors:
- the LOC108855846 gene encoding uncharacterized protein LOC108855846, whose protein sequence is MRSPISGLFSRSISFLHRTPPLTAATRHLSAVASPEARTKNLERIADDLLSLNRIELYDYSILFSHKLGLNRYGSAVSSPAGDLPGASSASAETKTAEKTAFDVKLEKFDAASKIKVIKEIRSFTELGLKEAKDLVEKAPVIVKTGLSKEEAEKIMEKLKAVGATVALE